From Mycolicibacterium nivoides, a single genomic window includes:
- the ffh gene encoding signal recognition particle protein, which translates to MFESLSDRLTGALQGLRGKGRLTDADIDATAREIRLALLEADVSLPVVRAFVARIKDRAKGAEVSAALNPAQQVVKIVNEELIGILGGETRQLAFAKNPPTVIMLAGLQGAGKTTLAGKLAKWLKGLGHTPLLVACDLQRPGAVNQLQIVGERAGVGVFAPHPGTSPDGLAIGGHGDPVAVASAGMAEARAKHYDVVIVDTAGRLGIDDELMGQAAAIRDAVKPDETLFVLDAMIGQDAVATAEAFREGVGFTGVVLTKLDGDARGGAALSVREITGVPILFASAGEKLEDFDVFHPDRMASRILGMGDVLTLIEQAEQVFDQQKAEEAAAKIGSGELTLEDFLEQMLAIRKMGPIGNLLGMLPGAGQMKDALAAVDDKQLDRVQAIIRGMTPAERADPKIINASRRLRIANGSGVEVSEVNQLVDRFFDARKMMSSMAGQMGMPFGRKNSPRKAAKGKNKQAGKKKGRGPTPPKNPFGAGMPAGFPDLSNMPKGLDELPPGLADFDLSKLKFPGQK; encoded by the coding sequence GTGTTTGAGAGCTTGTCTGACCGGTTGACCGGAGCCCTGCAGGGTCTACGCGGCAAGGGGCGGTTGACCGACGCCGATATCGACGCCACGGCGCGCGAGATCCGGTTGGCCCTGCTGGAGGCCGACGTCTCGCTGCCGGTGGTGCGTGCCTTCGTCGCGCGCATCAAGGATCGTGCCAAGGGCGCCGAGGTCTCGGCCGCGCTGAACCCAGCGCAGCAGGTGGTCAAGATCGTCAACGAGGAGCTGATCGGCATCCTCGGCGGCGAGACCCGTCAGCTGGCGTTCGCCAAGAACCCGCCGACGGTGATCATGCTGGCCGGTCTGCAAGGTGCCGGTAAGACCACCCTGGCCGGCAAGCTGGCGAAATGGCTTAAGGGACTGGGCCATACCCCGTTGCTCGTGGCGTGTGACCTGCAGCGGCCCGGCGCGGTCAACCAGCTGCAGATCGTCGGTGAGCGCGCCGGTGTGGGTGTCTTCGCCCCGCACCCGGGCACCTCACCCGACGGCCTGGCGATCGGCGGCCACGGCGATCCCGTGGCGGTCGCGTCGGCCGGTATGGCTGAGGCCCGGGCCAAGCACTACGACGTCGTCATCGTCGACACCGCCGGCCGGCTGGGTATCGACGACGAGCTGATGGGTCAGGCCGCGGCGATTCGCGATGCCGTGAAACCCGACGAGACGCTGTTCGTCCTCGACGCGATGATCGGTCAGGACGCCGTCGCCACCGCCGAGGCGTTCCGCGAGGGCGTCGGCTTCACCGGTGTCGTGCTGACCAAGCTCGACGGCGACGCCCGTGGTGGCGCGGCCCTGTCGGTCCGCGAGATCACCGGTGTGCCGATCCTGTTCGCCTCCGCGGGGGAGAAGCTCGAAGACTTCGACGTCTTCCACCCCGACCGGATGGCCAGCCGCATCCTGGGCATGGGCGATGTGCTCACCCTCATCGAGCAGGCCGAGCAGGTCTTCGATCAGCAGAAGGCCGAGGAGGCCGCTGCCAAGATCGGCTCCGGCGAGCTGACGCTGGAGGACTTCCTCGAGCAGATGCTGGCCATCCGCAAGATGGGCCCGATCGGCAACCTGCTGGGCATGCTGCCCGGGGCCGGCCAGATGAAGGACGCGCTGGCCGCGGTCGACGACAAGCAGCTGGACCGGGTGCAGGCCATCATCCGCGGCATGACCCCGGCCGAGCGGGCCGACCCCAAGATCATCAACGCCTCGCGCCGGCTCCGTATCGCCAACGGCTCCGGTGTCGAGGTCTCCGAGGTCAACCAGCTCGTCGACCGGTTCTTCGACGCCCGCAAGATGATGTCGTCGATGGCCGGCCAGATGGGCATGCCGTTCGGACGCAAGAACTCTCCGCGCAAGGCCGCCAAGGGCAAGAACAAGCAGGCCGGCAAGAAGAAGGGCCGCGGTCCGACCCCGCCGAAGAACCCGTTCGGCGCCGGGATGCCTGCCGGTTTCCCGGACCTGTCGAACATGCCCAAGGGTCTGGACGAGCTGCCGCCCGGCCTGGCCGATTTCGACCTTTCCAAGCTGAAGTTCCCCGGCCAGAAGTAG